The nucleotide window cgttgatagtaagattgttgtcatggcgacctatttgtgatatcgagatggcggggcaaatagttgtgggaaccagctcacgcccctttgaactgttccgttttagtttaacgacttgtgagatgtggatgctctgtcttcgttatctgttggttgtttccgttttgatgggtttacttttatattgcaatttcggcaAAGTGACCCgtttttccacagttgaaacatcttcctgttgtatttactcgcggtgcagcaattttcttcagagtcttcaatatttcttccatcagcgccggttgttccatttcaaccctttgtcctttgtgtgctggtttacttagtagggaagctgtttcctgtgtgagggcgtgcgaaaccgtttcagcaaacgttctttttggcaatgcatatgtggcgcgtttggtgtccacatcacgaattccatttatgaaacattgaatttttaccctctcaatgtaatccacaggtgcatctgcatttgccaaatgagccagtcgttctatttcagttgcgaactcttgcaatgactcgttcatcttctgactcctattttgcagttcgatctggtatatttgtttccggtgctcctACCATatgttgtcccgttcacagtctggaatagtctgaagggtttctgccgcaggtcctttcaatgacgcaaacaaggacgccactttggcCGCTGCATTCctgttattggccattgctgtcttttcaaactgaagtttgaaaatttgaaatggaatacttccatcgaatgtgggtgccttcattctttgattatttgttgatggtgcagggccatgtagttgcagttctcgcacacgattacctaattgaagaacttctgattttaaattttcctcgtcattttttaaagtgcttaattcgtcttcaaattttgaaaatttctcttgcacttgtttttgtagttgtgtagtattttccgtaatctgttgtaccaaacgattttctaactgcgtattattttcagtcatttgttgtgtaaggcgagactctaactgtgatgtattttcatctatttgcgtcatttgctgtgccagacgattttctgtttgcactacattttctgtattttcagctatttgctgtgccagacgattttctatttgcttaatagccactaacagcaagttcatgtccacacttgatgatgttcgttgttcttctactttttcttctacctttgtagaagtttctggcccaacaaattcgaactcgtccacattaattccatccgcttccattgcttcacgtaatcgtgcctgcagatccgccttttgcccgcttatcggcaaattacgcccctccagttccttttttaattgctgaattctcaattctccgaatttagccatcttgaatttggattatttgacaatcccacttctgacaccaattgttacgattttatgTACTACTTGCtggtttactttgttaggttcgtatctctggattgacaaataaaatcaacaatgtttaatttaattcaacaactctttatttcacaactcgtctacactagagcagtttactcttagcactgattgattacgttggcgctgccacggcttatatagccacgcacttctcgctgatgccgacgtgtccttctagaatattgtgtctggaaattaccagaacataatgctatacggcgccaaatgtagacaagcagacagccgcggcgccagactctgcaactgttcaagcagacggctacggcgccagatgtctattgtttcgacaaggaGACAGCCGCGGCgtcagatgtctacaacaagacaaatgctatcccatatacctacaactattgttcataataagggatgcatatagcaatacaaatacaacttaatactacttttgtaacaatattaattataaatgacttttgaaGCACatattacttaattatttaaaggTTTGGTCGGATTATAAAAcccatttgaaagaaaaatgcgGCGGAACAAAGTAAGTATCTCTGGAACTGGTGGTGGTCCTCCAAGTCATTGCACCTTAACACCGTTGGAGGAGCAGGTTAGTGAGCTTCTGGCTATGGAAATATCCGTCAGTGGAATAAGCGGCACCTCAGAATTTGGTGCAGCACAGTTAACACAACCAAGTGGGTCAGACATCACAACCGACGAATTCCGGCAAAATGAACAAACGCCAGTGGATGAAAGGCCACATTGTTCACAACAAAGAGTCGCTCCGCAAAAGAAAGATAGCCTTTTAAATAAGCAAGTGGATAACCGAATCGCTTATCACAAAGGTTCATTAAAAGTGTTatctgaaattaatgaaaatctgaaggtaatttcaaaatgtatgaaaaaaaaaaacataaaatggctaaaagaaaatataaattggctGTTGAAAAATTCGAACACAAAAAAAGGATTGATTtggacaaaacaaaattaaaatttgcaacaCTAGAACTAAAAAAGCAAATTCTTGAAATTGAACGGTCCggccaataaaaatattgtattttagttATTGATATTGAAGTCTGTTACTTAATACTTACTgataattacttatttattatattaatagtttaaatgaattgttttgatttaaaaacgtattttgtgTTGATGTgatagtttttactttttattacatacaagtatataatacttacatatatagatatgtatacacatgtgcAAGAGACTAAAGCTTTATATCattaatatgaattttaatcaaataaatgtgaaaatgtgaaaaatgaaaatgtttacttaACTAAATAGTGTTATATGGTTATAAAGTAGTCatactgttttttgttttagcaaTATTGGTTTTATTCGCATTTCCTATGGTTTCAGTATAACTAGcatcgacttcttcaacttCTATTGCTATGTTGGCAGGTGATTCCACATTAAAAAGAGTGCAAATATTATGAAGAGCACAACATACGTTCAAAATTTGCACCACTTTTTCTGGGGCATAATGTAGTTCTCTAGCAGCTAAAAGGCATCGGAACCGCGCTTTTAACACTCCAAATACTCGTTCTATAAGGAATCTGGCTTTTGAAAACTTGTAGTTGTAATAACTCTCAGCAGAGTTTTCAGCAGCATTTCTATATGGAGTTAAAAGCCATGGCTCAAGCGGATATCCAGAGTCGCCTATAAGAAACAAATTAAGTTAGCAAAATAATTCATGCTTATAATAGCTATCGAGTAAAATTAACGAATGTGAATATGCTCACCAAGAATGCGAATTCCTCTTTCTCCATTCATATAGTTGGTTTGTAAATATTGGCGCTCGCTTGATAAATTCCACACATGTGAATCATGACACGCCCCAGCAAACCGACCGTTAACGGCTTTGACCATCACCTTATGATCACATATCTAGGTTTtggaaacaatatttataaaaaaccaagataaattaaaaaacaattgccTTACCACCATAGCGCTTATACTATGTTTTAATTTcctattgaaatatacataaatgttcaTTTACGGCCGGTCGTATCATTTTGATGTGAGTACCATCCACCACTCCAATTACTCCTGGAATTCCTGACACTGAGTAAAAAGCTCGTTTCGCTTCATTTTTCTCCTCTGATGTCATTCCAAAAGTTATATGTTTTGGACACAGCACTTTTTCAATCGCTTTGCAAACATCAAACATACAACGCGAAACAGTTTGTTGAGCTAGTCCGCTAATTTCACAATTTCGGGTATTCCTGTGGACCTGCGTGGAGTTTTTAGCTCACCACTTATGCTATCCAACACATATTAGAAAGAGTCCTTGCTTAGGCGAAAGTTTTGCACGAAACTATTTACGAGTAGAagcacaaacaattttaaagaattGCATTACACTTTATCATTCAAACTTACCTTTTTTCACTAAGACTCATCACATTGGACTTGTCCCTAATCATTTTCCGCTCCACTCGTTAATTTTTTCGGTTTCTTCCCATAACACAACGCAATCCATATTCacaccttttttatttatttaaaattacttttatatattcataaaactcttcaaatttaattatgtttatctGTCAATTTTTTTACACTTCTTCACTTTTCTGTTATagattttgttttcattctccTTCGTTTCGGTCAGTAATGTCAACTATACTGGAGATTTCTCGACGGGAAAACAGTGCAACACTATTTACAATGCGAAAGTGTTACGGAGTACCGCAACGCAATTCACTTTCGCAACGCATTGCTATTCGTAACGCCTTACAGAGTAACCCCCCAGAAGTTgttcgtgtgaaggtaatgggcgacagcaaaagagaatcgcccgagaattagcaacaaaagttgctttgTGTAATAATAGactaataagtaaaaattacgTAAATGTGCAGGAGTTTCGGTCACGCTGGTTTTGCTGGGTattacctccgtcttgcagggtatGTTTCCAAGCACAAAATTTTTAACGTTTTAACACAGTGTTATTGTCGTGTTTTTAGCTTGTGTTTTTTGAGGAGAGGTTAttctaatttaataaataaaatggaatatcCCATAGCGCGGAAAGATTTTTCATATGTGGATAAGTTCCATGGCGTTGAATTGTTTGATGTTTACCGATGGTTAGAAGATCCAAATGCAGAcgaaacacaaatatttattgaaaagcaaaataaaattagtagaaaatttattgaagaagGGAGTGATAGATATCGCattgaaaaaaaactgacaaaatTGTGGAACTATCCTAAATATAGCTGCCCAACGAAACATGGagattattattacttttatgttAACACTGGATTGCAGAACCataagtaaaattgtttttaagattaattctgtttattataaaatatatggcgTTTCTAGTGTTCTATTTCAACAAAAGCATCTTGTGGATGAGCCAAAGGTTTTCTTAGATCCCAACACATGGTCTGAAGATGGAACAATCGCTTTATCTCAAAAATCATTTTCTGAGGATGGAACCTACATGGCGTATGGTATAAGTGAAAATGGGTCAGACTGGTTAAAGATAAAAATTCGTAATGTTATATCTGGAGGGGACCTTAAAGAGACgttagaaaaagtaaaatttagtgaaatttctTGGACTCTTGATAACAAGGGCTTTTTTTATGCCGTATGTGATCCGTATAAATATTTGGACGCGtccaataaattataaatatattacagaAATATGATCAAGACGAAAGTGCAGATGGAGCAGAAgttaaacaaaatgaaaatcaaaagctTTATTATCATTATGTGGGTAACCAACAGAACGAAGATATCCTTGTCGCAGAGTTTCCTGAGGAACCCTCTTGGCGAATGTGagtaatttcttattttaatatGGTAGTTTCAGAAATACTGTAAACCTACAGTCTACTTCGtacttaataaagaaatttaccTTAATTCGTTAggattaaatataaaatagacTTTGGTAAAAGCTTtggctgggatttagaatagcaaccactgtacctaaacgagagaaccaaattgaaattttaaacacatgtatgcttaaattatcgaactttattttaaaacaaattggggaaactttagtatacgatcccacgatttcaggtttaaaagtggtatggttggatagggctgatgctccagattaagaaaatatataattgttgccgccgcaaacttatagtttccgagatatttgcatttaaagttgaaaattttgcaaactttatcttgcaatttctcgattgctagtaattatttaattcataatatgcactttttatgcacttacacttcactacattgtttctacatattttttttccagtaattatttagttatttgcttaaaataagcattttatattttacacaattttcatttcatgcacaataacaaaagtattccttgttgacaaataataagtgttgccataattacacatttatcaaacgaataaaaatgaatataaaaactcaaaccaagagacaaataccatctgaaattaattttccattgtaataaaaaaagttttaaggcttatatgtatatttaattgcatctaATAATCTTAAAAAAGGATCGTgatgattatttgcaatattttttctccaagtatattcataaattaaattagaaaaatcttcgctgttattgtaattgtctttaataaaaaaacgtttAATTACTCGCCACTGGGACTCGATGCGTTGAGTATGCGTCCCGTCCTCGGCAACGAACGGATTATCGGGGTCGCTGTGATTAACGCGTCGGTGCTCATACCCGTGACTGGCTAGACAGTCGTATGGCCTCCAGCAATCAGTACATATTATACTGCCTTTTGCCACGTGCTTCTCTATCAAAGGTATGAGCACCTCAGCAGACCTGACATTGCCGGGACATACCTCCAGCCTAAGGTCGTCATTCCCATCCTCAACCATCCCAAGAACCCAGTGGCCCTCGACTCTCCGccctaaaataagaaaagatatattaattacataaaaaaattatatttttattattacctttGTTGCATTTTCGCTTCCCAAATTTACTTTCGTCTATTTGAACAGTTTTACCAGGGCCACCAATTTTACCTACCGCTACCTGATGGTCAACCTGGTATAATACTACAGCTTCGCGGCAGTAATTATACCAGTCACATATTGTAGCGCTAGATAAAACTGGTCCCTGATAAAACTGTTTTTCCTCACTTCCGCATGTGACCAATGAGATGCATACgcatacattaaataaaatacctGCGGAAGTGGGATTTTGACGTTTTCAAACCAGGTCCCGCTCGACCTTGTCAACGCACTTCGTTTCCGACAACCCCCTTTCCGGCATCGGAACACCCCAACACtgctacttttttttaacaacagCGTCATTGGCATTTTATGCGTACGGCAAATTTTGGCTTTTAAAATCAAACCTTGTTCTTCGGCAAAGGAAATACATTTCTCTTTTGTGTAAaatgtttggaatatttttacaatattccacattgacttcacttCCGCCGCTTTAAGCACATTGGTTCGCTTTCCTCGGCTGTCCGACACAATCTATTTAAATACCTTAACTTATATTTTTGTCagtttaaaacttatattacTTACCTGATGAATTTGCACGCACTCGCTTTATGCCACCTCGACTCGTTGACGCTCCGACACAATCTATTTAAATAccttaagttatatttttttcagtttaaaacttatattacTTACCTGATAAATTTGcactcatttttttaaatttaacttttaataattatatatgtatttatatatattttaaatttttactcttTAAATTTCTATCCTGAATTTATGGCTGCATACAATCTCggaattcaaatgaaataaatatgaaacttATTTCAAAACGGGAAAAAAGGAACGGTACCTTGTTTAGTTGTAACAATACCTGTTATAgaaaatgttgtttaaaaagGGGAAACGCGGAATTGATAAATGTGAAGATAATGACAAAACGGACAACAAAAAGAACGGTACCTTGTTTAGTTGTAACAATATCCGTTATAGAAAATGTAGTATAAAGAGGGAGATATACCCTATTTAACATAACTTTTAGATTACCTTTGTGCATTAGCAGCCTTCGGCCACGCTTAAAAAACCCTGGCCAATCCAACACCAGggtaaacattagtccattcgcgtcccacttctttctgcattggcggccttcggccgcgcttcaaaaaaaataaccctggccgatccaacaccggggtgtatcaggtttttttgaagtaaaactccttttcgcgttggcggccttcggccgcgattcaaaaaaataaccctggccgatccaacaccggggtgtatcaggtttttttgaagtaaaactccttttcgcgttggcggccttcggccgcgattcaaaaaaaataacc belongs to Bactrocera dorsalis isolate Fly_Bdor chromosome 1, ASM2337382v1, whole genome shotgun sequence and includes:
- the LOC125775575 gene encoding uncharacterized protein LOC125775575, coding for MRRNKVSISGTGGGPPSHCTLTPLEEQVSELLAMEISVSGISGTSEFGAAQLTQPSGSDITTDEFRQNEQTPVDERPHCSQQRVAPQKKDSLLNKQVDNRIAYHKGSLKVLSEINENLKILFSFSFVSVSNVNYTGDFSTGKQCNTIYNAKVLRSTATQFTFATHCYS